One Ascaphus truei isolate aAscTru1 chromosome 9, aAscTru1.hap1, whole genome shotgun sequence genomic region harbors:
- the RBM25 gene encoding RNA-binding protein 25 isoform X1, giving the protein MLGWRSRERRECGLVEEQRPASLCEALIQRHQAASGQAELESRPPPTERPLSGGGGGGGGWWRREEASRGGEETSRPTALWDMAGLPPGRKYKVALNMSYPPHMNRPPMGIPTLPPGIPPPQFPGFPPPPGTQMIPVPMSLMAPGPTVLVPTVSMLGKHLGPRKDLMALKNKENDENNGPTTTVFVGNISEKASDMLIRQLLAKCGLVLSWKRVQGASGKLQAFGFCEYKEPESTLRALRLLHDLQIGEKKLLVKVDAKTKAQLDDWKANKRASNGNARPESTIDDDDDLDDETKRRDGLIKGGIEVLIKEYSSELNAPSLDSDSHPRKKKKDKKEELTVEGAAVANLPSVVFGVPEQKCFYYARGPSLEKDLHRLEPRQPHRPRTPGTTQEDINAIEMEEDKRDLISREISKFRDTHKKLEEEKGKKEKERQEIEKDRRERERERERERERREREREREKEREKEKERDRDRTKDRDRDRERDRDKDRERIREHSNDRSRSREKSRDRERERERERERERERERERERERDRDRDRDNKDKKRDREEDEEDAYERRKLERKLREKEAAYQERLKNWEIRERKKTREYEKESEREEERRRDMFVFFKAKEAKRLKEFLEDYDDDRDDPKYYRGSALQKRLRDREKEMELDDRDRKREKEELEEIRQRLLAEGHPDPDAELQRMEQEAERRRQPPQAKPQPESEEEEEEKPVNEDKVEVTMEEEEEPEPKPCLKPTLRPISSAPSVSSASGNTTPNSPGDESPCGIIIPHENSPEQQPQEEYRPKIGLSLKLGASNSPSQPNSVKRKKLPVDSVFNKFDDEDSDEVPRKRKLVPLDYGDDDKTAAKNNVNTEEKRKHIKSLIEKIPTAKPELFAYPLDWSIVDTTLMERRIRPWINKKIIEYIGEEEATLVDFVCSKVMAHSAPQSILDDVAMVLDEEAEVFIVKMWRLLIYETEAKKIGLVKDSGVSRKTPPTDHHALPIKTDKKRK; this is encoded by the exons ATGCTAGGctggcggtcacgtgagcggcgcGAGTGCGGCCTAGTGGAAGAGCAGCGTCCCGCCTCCCTGTGCGAAGCGCTGATCCAGAGGCACCAGGCCGCGAGCGGGCAGGCTGAGCTAGAATCTAGGCCTCCTCCAACAGAGCGGCCCCTCTCCGGCGGCGGGGGCGG GGGAGGAGGCTGGTGGCGGAGAGAAGAGGCCTCCCGAGGAGGAGAGGAAACCTCCCGGCCAACAGCGCTCTGGGACATGGCGGGACTCCCCCCGGGCCGCAAGTACAAA GTTGCATTAAATATGTCTTATCCACCACATATGAATCGCCCTCCTATGGGGATCCCAACTCTTCCTCCAGGGATTCCACCTCCCCAGTTTCCTGGCTTTCCTCCACCTCCTG GAACTCAAATGATTCCTGTGCCCATGAGTTTAATGGCTCCTGGACCAACC gTCTTGGTACCAACAGTATCTATGCTTGGGAAGCACCTGGGACCTCGGAAAGATCTAATGGCTCTTAAGAATAAAGAAAACGATGAGAACAATGGCCCGACCACCACGGTTTTTGTCGGAAACATTTCAGAAAAGGCTTCAGACATGCTTATCAGGCAGCTCCTAGCC AAATGTGGCTTGGTTTTAAGCTGGAAGCGAGTGCAAGGAGCATCTGGCAAACTTCAAG CCTTTGGGTTTTGTGAGTACAAAGAACCAGAATCTACTCTGCGTGCTCTGCGGTTACTCCACGACCTACAGATTGGGGAGAAAAAGCTGCTGGTGAAAGTTGATGCCAAGACTAAAGCTCAACTGGATGATTGGAAGGCAAATAAAAGGGCTTCCAACGGG AATGCCAGGCCTGAGTCAACGATAGATGATGACGATGACCTTGATGATGAAACGAAGAGACGGGATGGGCTTATTAAAGGGGGTATTGAGGTCTTGATAAAAGAGTATTCCAGTGAGCTAAACGCTCCGTCTCTGGACTCTGACTCTCAccccagaaagaaaaaaaaggataaGAAGGAGGAGCTAACT GTGGAAGGTGCTGCCGTAGCAAACTTGCCTTCTGTCGTCTTCGGAGTACCGGAACAAAAGTGTTTCTATTACGCGAGGGGACCCAGTCTTGAAAAAGACTTGCACAGGCTCGAGCCAAGACAGCCACACAGGCCTAGGACTCCCGGTACCACGCAG GAGGATATAAACGCTATAGAAATGGAGGAAGATAAGAGAGACTTGATATCCCGCGAGATCAGTAAATTCAGAGATACGCACAAG AAattggaggaggagaagggcaaAAAAGAGAAGGAGAGACAAGAAATAGAGAAGGATCGCAGAGAACGAGAAAGGGAACGAGAGCGCgagcgagagaggagggagcgggagcgcGAAAGGGAAAAAGAGCGTGaaaaggagaaggagagagaccgtGACAGGACCAAGGACAGAGATCGGGACCGGGAAAGAGATCGGGACAAGGACCGTGAGCGAATCAGAGAGCATAGCAATGACCGGAGTCGATCAAG AGAGAAAAGCAGAGACCGCGAAAGAGAACGcgaaagggagagggagcgtgaaagagagagagagcgtgaaagGGAAAGAGAGCGCGACAGAGACAGGGATAGAGATAATAAAGACAAGAAGCGAGACCGAGAAGAAGATGAGGAGGATGCGTATGAACGGCGAAAATTGGAAAGGAAACTTCGCGAGAAAGAAGCTGCTTATCAAGAG CGTCTTAAGAACTGGGAGATCAGAGAACGGAAGAAAACCAGAGAATATGAGAAGGAGtcggagcgagaggaagagagacgTAGAGATATG tttgttttttttaaggcaaaagaAGCCAAAAGGCTGAAAGAATTTTTGGAGGACTATGATGATGACAGAGATGACCCAAAGTATTACAG GGGTAGTGCGCTACAGAAAAGGCTGAGGGACCGGGAGAAAGAGATGGAACTAGATGATCGGGACCGGAAACGGGAGAAAGAAGAGCTTGAAGAGATCCGGCAGCGTTTGTTAGCAGAGGGGCATCCCGATCCAGACGCCGAGCTCCAGAGG ATGGAGCAGGAGGCGGAGAGGCGTAGGCAGCCACCACAAGCCAAACCGCAGCCCGAGtctgaggaggaagaggaggagaaacCTGTGAACGAGGATAAAGTGGAGGTGACCATGGAAGAGGAAGAAGAGCCCGAGCCAAAGCCCTGCCTTAAGCCCACCTTGCGACCCATCAGCTCTGCCCCGTCTGTCTCATCTGCTAGTGGGAACACCACCCCCAACTCACCAGGGGACGAGTCTCCATGTGGCATTATCATCCCACATGAGAACTCGCCAGAGCAGCAGCCGCAGGAGGAATACAGGCCAAAAATAGGACTTAGCCTAAAATTAG GGGCATCTAATAGTCCCAGCCAGCCAAACTCTGTGAAGAGGAAGAAGTTGCCTGTGGATAGCGTTTTCAATAAGTTCGATGACGAAGATAGTGACGAGGTGCCCCGGAAAAGAAAACTGGTGCCATTGGATTACGGGGACGATGACAAAACTGCAGCCAAAAATAACGTTAACACAGAAGAGAAACGCAAACATATCAAAAGTCTTATTGAGAAAATCCCCACCGCTAAACCAGAGCTATTTGCTTATCCCCTGGACTGGTCCATTGTGGACACT ACATTAATGGAGCGTAGAATTAGGCCGTGGATCAACAAGAAAATTATAGAATACATTGGCGAAGAAGAAGCAACATTAGTCGATTTTGTCTGTTCGAAG GTAATGGCCCACAGTGCGCCTCAGAGCATACTGGATGATGTCGCTATG GTGCTCGATGAAGAAGCAGAGGTTTTCATAGTGAAAATGTGGCGGTTATTAATCTACGAAACGGAAGCGAAGAAGATCGGTCTTGTGAA GGATTCCGGTGTAAGCCGAAAAACGCCACCGACCGATCATCATGCACTTCCGATTAAAACCGATAAAAAGCGGAAATGA
- the RBM25 gene encoding RNA-binding protein 25 isoform X3, with protein sequence MLGWRSRERRECGLVEEQRPASLCEALIQRHQAASGQAELESRPPPTERPLSGGGGGGGGWWRREEASRGGEETSRPTALWDMAGLPPGRKYKVALNMSYPPHMNRPPMGIPTLPPGIPPPQFPGFPPPPGTQMIPVPMSLMAPGPTVLVPTVSMLGKHLGPRKDLMALKNKENDENNGPTTTVFVGNISEKASDMLIRQLLAKCGLVLSWKRVQGASGKLQAFGFCEYKEPESTLRALRLLHDLQIGEKKLLVKVDAKTKAQLDDWKANKRASNGNARPESTIDDDDDLDDETKRRDGLIKGGIEVLIKEYSSELNAPSLDSDSHPRKKKKDKKEELTVEGAAVANLPSVVFGVPEQKCFYYARGPSLEKDLHRLEPRQPHRPRTPGTTQEDINAIEMEEDKRDLISREISKFRDTHKKLEEEKGKKEKERQEIEKDRRERERERERERERREREREREKEREKEKERDRDRTKDRDRDRERDRDKDRERIREHSNDRSRSREKSRDRERERERERERERERERERERERDRDRDRDNKDKKRDREEDEEDAYERRKLERKLREKEAAYQERLKNWEIRERKKTREYEKESEREEERRRDMAKEAKRLKEFLEDYDDDRDDPKYYRGSALQKRLRDREKEMELDDRDRKREKEELEEIRQRLLAEGHPDPDAELQRMEQEAERRRQPPQAKPQPESEEEEEEKPVNEDKVEVTMEEEEEPEPKPCLKPTLRPISSAPSVSSASGNTTPNSPGDESPCGIIIPHENSPEQQPQEEYRPKIGLSLKLGASNSPSQPNSVKRKKLPVDSVFNKFDDEDSDEVPRKRKLVPLDYGDDDKTAAKNNVNTEEKRKHIKSLIEKIPTAKPELFAYPLDWSIVDTTLMERRIRPWINKKIIEYIGEEEATLVDFVCSKVMAHSAPQSILDDVAMVLDEEAEVFIVKMWRLLIYETEAKKIGLVK encoded by the exons ATGCTAGGctggcggtcacgtgagcggcgcGAGTGCGGCCTAGTGGAAGAGCAGCGTCCCGCCTCCCTGTGCGAAGCGCTGATCCAGAGGCACCAGGCCGCGAGCGGGCAGGCTGAGCTAGAATCTAGGCCTCCTCCAACAGAGCGGCCCCTCTCCGGCGGCGGGGGCGG GGGAGGAGGCTGGTGGCGGAGAGAAGAGGCCTCCCGAGGAGGAGAGGAAACCTCCCGGCCAACAGCGCTCTGGGACATGGCGGGACTCCCCCCGGGCCGCAAGTACAAA GTTGCATTAAATATGTCTTATCCACCACATATGAATCGCCCTCCTATGGGGATCCCAACTCTTCCTCCAGGGATTCCACCTCCCCAGTTTCCTGGCTTTCCTCCACCTCCTG GAACTCAAATGATTCCTGTGCCCATGAGTTTAATGGCTCCTGGACCAACC gTCTTGGTACCAACAGTATCTATGCTTGGGAAGCACCTGGGACCTCGGAAAGATCTAATGGCTCTTAAGAATAAAGAAAACGATGAGAACAATGGCCCGACCACCACGGTTTTTGTCGGAAACATTTCAGAAAAGGCTTCAGACATGCTTATCAGGCAGCTCCTAGCC AAATGTGGCTTGGTTTTAAGCTGGAAGCGAGTGCAAGGAGCATCTGGCAAACTTCAAG CCTTTGGGTTTTGTGAGTACAAAGAACCAGAATCTACTCTGCGTGCTCTGCGGTTACTCCACGACCTACAGATTGGGGAGAAAAAGCTGCTGGTGAAAGTTGATGCCAAGACTAAAGCTCAACTGGATGATTGGAAGGCAAATAAAAGGGCTTCCAACGGG AATGCCAGGCCTGAGTCAACGATAGATGATGACGATGACCTTGATGATGAAACGAAGAGACGGGATGGGCTTATTAAAGGGGGTATTGAGGTCTTGATAAAAGAGTATTCCAGTGAGCTAAACGCTCCGTCTCTGGACTCTGACTCTCAccccagaaagaaaaaaaaggataaGAAGGAGGAGCTAACT GTGGAAGGTGCTGCCGTAGCAAACTTGCCTTCTGTCGTCTTCGGAGTACCGGAACAAAAGTGTTTCTATTACGCGAGGGGACCCAGTCTTGAAAAAGACTTGCACAGGCTCGAGCCAAGACAGCCACACAGGCCTAGGACTCCCGGTACCACGCAG GAGGATATAAACGCTATAGAAATGGAGGAAGATAAGAGAGACTTGATATCCCGCGAGATCAGTAAATTCAGAGATACGCACAAG AAattggaggaggagaagggcaaAAAAGAGAAGGAGAGACAAGAAATAGAGAAGGATCGCAGAGAACGAGAAAGGGAACGAGAGCGCgagcgagagaggagggagcgggagcgcGAAAGGGAAAAAGAGCGTGaaaaggagaaggagagagaccgtGACAGGACCAAGGACAGAGATCGGGACCGGGAAAGAGATCGGGACAAGGACCGTGAGCGAATCAGAGAGCATAGCAATGACCGGAGTCGATCAAG AGAGAAAAGCAGAGACCGCGAAAGAGAACGcgaaagggagagggagcgtgaaagagagagagagcgtgaaagGGAAAGAGAGCGCGACAGAGACAGGGATAGAGATAATAAAGACAAGAAGCGAGACCGAGAAGAAGATGAGGAGGATGCGTATGAACGGCGAAAATTGGAAAGGAAACTTCGCGAGAAAGAAGCTGCTTATCAAGAG CGTCTTAAGAACTGGGAGATCAGAGAACGGAAGAAAACCAGAGAATATGAGAAGGAGtcggagcgagaggaagagagacgTAGAGATATG gcaaaagaAGCCAAAAGGCTGAAAGAATTTTTGGAGGACTATGATGATGACAGAGATGACCCAAAGTATTACAG GGGTAGTGCGCTACAGAAAAGGCTGAGGGACCGGGAGAAAGAGATGGAACTAGATGATCGGGACCGGAAACGGGAGAAAGAAGAGCTTGAAGAGATCCGGCAGCGTTTGTTAGCAGAGGGGCATCCCGATCCAGACGCCGAGCTCCAGAGG ATGGAGCAGGAGGCGGAGAGGCGTAGGCAGCCACCACAAGCCAAACCGCAGCCCGAGtctgaggaggaagaggaggagaaacCTGTGAACGAGGATAAAGTGGAGGTGACCATGGAAGAGGAAGAAGAGCCCGAGCCAAAGCCCTGCCTTAAGCCCACCTTGCGACCCATCAGCTCTGCCCCGTCTGTCTCATCTGCTAGTGGGAACACCACCCCCAACTCACCAGGGGACGAGTCTCCATGTGGCATTATCATCCCACATGAGAACTCGCCAGAGCAGCAGCCGCAGGAGGAATACAGGCCAAAAATAGGACTTAGCCTAAAATTAG GGGCATCTAATAGTCCCAGCCAGCCAAACTCTGTGAAGAGGAAGAAGTTGCCTGTGGATAGCGTTTTCAATAAGTTCGATGACGAAGATAGTGACGAGGTGCCCCGGAAAAGAAAACTGGTGCCATTGGATTACGGGGACGATGACAAAACTGCAGCCAAAAATAACGTTAACACAGAAGAGAAACGCAAACATATCAAAAGTCTTATTGAGAAAATCCCCACCGCTAAACCAGAGCTATTTGCTTATCCCCTGGACTGGTCCATTGTGGACACT ACATTAATGGAGCGTAGAATTAGGCCGTGGATCAACAAGAAAATTATAGAATACATTGGCGAAGAAGAAGCAACATTAGTCGATTTTGTCTGTTCGAAG GTAATGGCCCACAGTGCGCCTCAGAGCATACTGGATGATGTCGCTATG GTGCTCGATGAAGAAGCAGAGGTTTTCATAGTGAAAATGTGGCGGTTATTAATCTACGAAACGGAAGCGAAGAAGATCGGTCTTGTGAAGTAA
- the RBM25 gene encoding RNA-binding protein 25 isoform X2: protein MLGWRSRERRECGLVEEQRPASLCEALIQRHQAASGQAELESRPPPTERPLSGGGGGGGGWWRREEASRGGEETSRPTALWDMAGLPPGRKYKVALNMSYPPHMNRPPMGIPTLPPGIPPPQFPGFPPPPGTQMIPVPMSLMAPGPTVLVPTVSMLGKHLGPRKDLMALKNKENDENNGPTTTVFVGNISEKASDMLIRQLLAKCGLVLSWKRVQGASGKLQAFGFCEYKEPESTLRALRLLHDLQIGEKKLLVKVDAKTKAQLDDWKANKRASNGNARPESTIDDDDDLDDETKRRDGLIKGGIEVLIKEYSSELNAPSLDSDSHPRKKKKDKKEELTVEGAAVANLPSVVFGVPEQKCFYYARGPSLEKDLHRLEPRQPHRPRTPGTTQEDINAIEMEEDKRDLISREISKFRDTHKKLEEEKGKKEKERQEIEKDRRERERERERERERREREREREKEREKEKERDRDRTKDRDRDRERDRDKDRERIREHSNDRSRSREKSRDRERERERERERERERERERERERDRDRDRDNKDKKRDREEDEEDAYERRKLERKLREKEAAYQERLKNWEIRERKKTREYEKESEREEERRRDMAKEAKRLKEFLEDYDDDRDDPKYYRGSALQKRLRDREKEMELDDRDRKREKEELEEIRQRLLAEGHPDPDAELQRMEQEAERRRQPPQAKPQPESEEEEEEKPVNEDKVEVTMEEEEEPEPKPCLKPTLRPISSAPSVSSASGNTTPNSPGDESPCGIIIPHENSPEQQPQEEYRPKIGLSLKLGASNSPSQPNSVKRKKLPVDSVFNKFDDEDSDEVPRKRKLVPLDYGDDDKTAAKNNVNTEEKRKHIKSLIEKIPTAKPELFAYPLDWSIVDTTLMERRIRPWINKKIIEYIGEEEATLVDFVCSKVMAHSAPQSILDDVAMVLDEEAEVFIVKMWRLLIYETEAKKIGLVKDSGVSRKTPPTDHHALPIKTDKKRK, encoded by the exons ATGCTAGGctggcggtcacgtgagcggcgcGAGTGCGGCCTAGTGGAAGAGCAGCGTCCCGCCTCCCTGTGCGAAGCGCTGATCCAGAGGCACCAGGCCGCGAGCGGGCAGGCTGAGCTAGAATCTAGGCCTCCTCCAACAGAGCGGCCCCTCTCCGGCGGCGGGGGCGG GGGAGGAGGCTGGTGGCGGAGAGAAGAGGCCTCCCGAGGAGGAGAGGAAACCTCCCGGCCAACAGCGCTCTGGGACATGGCGGGACTCCCCCCGGGCCGCAAGTACAAA GTTGCATTAAATATGTCTTATCCACCACATATGAATCGCCCTCCTATGGGGATCCCAACTCTTCCTCCAGGGATTCCACCTCCCCAGTTTCCTGGCTTTCCTCCACCTCCTG GAACTCAAATGATTCCTGTGCCCATGAGTTTAATGGCTCCTGGACCAACC gTCTTGGTACCAACAGTATCTATGCTTGGGAAGCACCTGGGACCTCGGAAAGATCTAATGGCTCTTAAGAATAAAGAAAACGATGAGAACAATGGCCCGACCACCACGGTTTTTGTCGGAAACATTTCAGAAAAGGCTTCAGACATGCTTATCAGGCAGCTCCTAGCC AAATGTGGCTTGGTTTTAAGCTGGAAGCGAGTGCAAGGAGCATCTGGCAAACTTCAAG CCTTTGGGTTTTGTGAGTACAAAGAACCAGAATCTACTCTGCGTGCTCTGCGGTTACTCCACGACCTACAGATTGGGGAGAAAAAGCTGCTGGTGAAAGTTGATGCCAAGACTAAAGCTCAACTGGATGATTGGAAGGCAAATAAAAGGGCTTCCAACGGG AATGCCAGGCCTGAGTCAACGATAGATGATGACGATGACCTTGATGATGAAACGAAGAGACGGGATGGGCTTATTAAAGGGGGTATTGAGGTCTTGATAAAAGAGTATTCCAGTGAGCTAAACGCTCCGTCTCTGGACTCTGACTCTCAccccagaaagaaaaaaaaggataaGAAGGAGGAGCTAACT GTGGAAGGTGCTGCCGTAGCAAACTTGCCTTCTGTCGTCTTCGGAGTACCGGAACAAAAGTGTTTCTATTACGCGAGGGGACCCAGTCTTGAAAAAGACTTGCACAGGCTCGAGCCAAGACAGCCACACAGGCCTAGGACTCCCGGTACCACGCAG GAGGATATAAACGCTATAGAAATGGAGGAAGATAAGAGAGACTTGATATCCCGCGAGATCAGTAAATTCAGAGATACGCACAAG AAattggaggaggagaagggcaaAAAAGAGAAGGAGAGACAAGAAATAGAGAAGGATCGCAGAGAACGAGAAAGGGAACGAGAGCGCgagcgagagaggagggagcgggagcgcGAAAGGGAAAAAGAGCGTGaaaaggagaaggagagagaccgtGACAGGACCAAGGACAGAGATCGGGACCGGGAAAGAGATCGGGACAAGGACCGTGAGCGAATCAGAGAGCATAGCAATGACCGGAGTCGATCAAG AGAGAAAAGCAGAGACCGCGAAAGAGAACGcgaaagggagagggagcgtgaaagagagagagagcgtgaaagGGAAAGAGAGCGCGACAGAGACAGGGATAGAGATAATAAAGACAAGAAGCGAGACCGAGAAGAAGATGAGGAGGATGCGTATGAACGGCGAAAATTGGAAAGGAAACTTCGCGAGAAAGAAGCTGCTTATCAAGAG CGTCTTAAGAACTGGGAGATCAGAGAACGGAAGAAAACCAGAGAATATGAGAAGGAGtcggagcgagaggaagagagacgTAGAGATATG gcaaaagaAGCCAAAAGGCTGAAAGAATTTTTGGAGGACTATGATGATGACAGAGATGACCCAAAGTATTACAG GGGTAGTGCGCTACAGAAAAGGCTGAGGGACCGGGAGAAAGAGATGGAACTAGATGATCGGGACCGGAAACGGGAGAAAGAAGAGCTTGAAGAGATCCGGCAGCGTTTGTTAGCAGAGGGGCATCCCGATCCAGACGCCGAGCTCCAGAGG ATGGAGCAGGAGGCGGAGAGGCGTAGGCAGCCACCACAAGCCAAACCGCAGCCCGAGtctgaggaggaagaggaggagaaacCTGTGAACGAGGATAAAGTGGAGGTGACCATGGAAGAGGAAGAAGAGCCCGAGCCAAAGCCCTGCCTTAAGCCCACCTTGCGACCCATCAGCTCTGCCCCGTCTGTCTCATCTGCTAGTGGGAACACCACCCCCAACTCACCAGGGGACGAGTCTCCATGTGGCATTATCATCCCACATGAGAACTCGCCAGAGCAGCAGCCGCAGGAGGAATACAGGCCAAAAATAGGACTTAGCCTAAAATTAG GGGCATCTAATAGTCCCAGCCAGCCAAACTCTGTGAAGAGGAAGAAGTTGCCTGTGGATAGCGTTTTCAATAAGTTCGATGACGAAGATAGTGACGAGGTGCCCCGGAAAAGAAAACTGGTGCCATTGGATTACGGGGACGATGACAAAACTGCAGCCAAAAATAACGTTAACACAGAAGAGAAACGCAAACATATCAAAAGTCTTATTGAGAAAATCCCCACCGCTAAACCAGAGCTATTTGCTTATCCCCTGGACTGGTCCATTGTGGACACT ACATTAATGGAGCGTAGAATTAGGCCGTGGATCAACAAGAAAATTATAGAATACATTGGCGAAGAAGAAGCAACATTAGTCGATTTTGTCTGTTCGAAG GTAATGGCCCACAGTGCGCCTCAGAGCATACTGGATGATGTCGCTATG GTGCTCGATGAAGAAGCAGAGGTTTTCATAGTGAAAATGTGGCGGTTATTAATCTACGAAACGGAAGCGAAGAAGATCGGTCTTGTGAA GGATTCCGGTGTAAGCCGAAAAACGCCACCGACCGATCATCATGCACTTCCGATTAAAACCGATAAAAAGCGGAAATGA